One segment of Variovorax sp. PAMC28562 DNA contains the following:
- the leuC gene encoding 3-isopropylmalate dehydratase large subunit encodes MPRTLYDKLWDEHVVHTEEDGTSILYIDRHLVHEVTSPQAFEGLRVAGRKLWRISSVVATADHNTPTTHWERGYDGISDPISKEQITTLDTNIAEFGAAAFFPFLSKRQGIVHVIGPESGATLPGMTVVCGDSHTSTHGAFGALAHGIGTSEVEHVMATQTLLARKAKNLLVKVDGKLPLGCQAKDIVLAIIGKIGTAGGTGYTIEFAGSAIRDLSMEGRMTVCNMAIEAGARAGLVAVDDKTIAYVKGRSFSPGTDPKTGLFIGGPEWDQAVAYWETLHSDPDAKFDAVVELDASQIQPQVTWGTSPEMVVDINGRVPDPDKEKDANKRDAIERALVYMGLEPNKPMNDIFLDKVFIGSCTNSRIEDMREAAAVVKKLGQKVAKNVKLAMVVPGSGMVKEQAEREGLDKIFIAAGFEWREPGCSMCLAMNSDRLEPGERCASTSNRNFEGRQGAGGRTHLVSPAMAAAAAVHGHFVDVRQFA; translated from the coding sequence ATGCCACGCACGCTCTACGACAAGCTCTGGGACGAACACGTCGTCCATACCGAAGAAGACGGCACTTCGATTCTCTACATCGATCGCCACCTGGTCCATGAAGTGACCAGCCCGCAGGCCTTCGAAGGCCTGCGGGTGGCGGGCCGCAAGCTCTGGCGCATCAGCTCGGTCGTGGCCACTGCCGACCACAACACACCCACGACGCATTGGGAGCGCGGCTACGACGGCATCAGCGACCCGATCAGCAAGGAGCAGATCACCACGCTGGACACCAACATCGCCGAGTTCGGCGCCGCCGCGTTCTTTCCGTTCCTGAGCAAGCGCCAGGGCATCGTGCACGTGATCGGCCCCGAGTCGGGCGCGACGCTGCCGGGCATGACCGTGGTCTGCGGTGACTCGCACACATCGACGCACGGCGCGTTCGGCGCACTCGCACACGGCATCGGTACCAGCGAGGTGGAGCATGTAATGGCGACACAAACGCTGCTTGCCAGGAAGGCCAAGAACCTGCTCGTGAAGGTCGATGGCAAGCTGCCGCTCGGCTGCCAGGCCAAGGACATCGTGTTGGCGATCATCGGCAAGATCGGCACGGCCGGCGGCACCGGCTACACCATCGAATTCGCCGGCTCTGCCATCCGCGACCTGAGCATGGAAGGCCGCATGACGGTCTGCAACATGGCGATCGAGGCCGGCGCGCGCGCCGGCCTCGTGGCGGTGGACGACAAGACCATCGCGTACGTCAAGGGGCGCTCCTTTTCACCCGGCACCGATCCAAAGACCGGACTCTTCATCGGTGGCCCGGAATGGGATCAGGCCGTGGCTTACTGGGAGACCTTGCATTCCGACCCCGATGCCAAATTCGACGCCGTGGTCGAGCTCGATGCATCGCAGATCCAGCCGCAAGTCACCTGGGGCACGTCGCCTGAAATGGTCGTCGACATCAACGGCCGCGTGCCCGATCCGGACAAGGAAAAAGACGCCAACAAACGCGATGCGATCGAACGCGCACTGGTCTACATGGGCCTGGAGCCCAACAAGCCGATGAACGACATCTTTCTCGACAAGGTGTTCATCGGCTCCTGCACCAACAGCCGCATCGAGGACATGCGCGAGGCCGCCGCCGTGGTGAAGAAGCTTGGCCAGAAGGTGGCTAAGAACGTCAAGCTGGCGATGGTCGTGCCCGGCTCCGGCATGGTGAAGGAACAGGCCGAGCGCGAAGGCCTCGACAAGATCTTCATCGCCGCCGGCTTCGAATGGCGCGAGCCCGGCTGCTCGATGTGTCTGGCGATGAACTCCGACCGGCTCGAACCGGGCGAGCGTTGCGCGTCGACCAGCAACCGCAATTTCGAGGGCCGGCAAGGCGCCGGTGGACGTACGCATCTGGTGAGCCCGGCGATGGCCGCTGCCGCTGCGGTACATGGCCATTTCGTCGACGTTCGGCAGTTTGCTTGA
- the leuD gene encoding 3-isopropylmalate dehydratase small subunit — MQKFTVHKGLVAPMDRENVDTDAIIPKQFLKSIRKTGFGPNLFDAWRYLDPGEPGQDPASRKPNPDFVLNQPRYTGASVLIARKNFGCGSSREHAPWALDQYGFRAIIAPSYADIFFNNSFKNGLLPIVLPEAQVAQLFDETFAFPGYSLTVDLERQVVVKPDGGELAFEVQAFRKFCLVNGLDDIGLTLQKRDKIKAFETERLAQKPWLAHSLIASPISH, encoded by the coding sequence ATGCAGAAATTCACCGTACACAAGGGTCTCGTTGCCCCTATGGATCGCGAAAACGTCGACACAGATGCGATCATTCCCAAGCAGTTTTTGAAGTCGATCCGCAAGACGGGCTTCGGCCCGAACCTGTTCGACGCCTGGCGCTATCTGGACCCGGGAGAGCCGGGGCAAGACCCTGCGAGCCGCAAGCCGAACCCTGATTTCGTGCTGAACCAGCCGCGCTACACCGGTGCCTCGGTGCTCATCGCCCGCAAGAACTTCGGCTGTGGTTCGTCGCGCGAGCACGCTCCGTGGGCGCTCGACCAATACGGCTTTCGCGCCATCATTGCACCGAGCTACGCCGACATCTTTTTCAACAACAGCTTCAAGAACGGCCTTCTGCCGATCGTGTTGCCAGAAGCGCAAGTCGCTCAATTGTTCGACGAGACTTTTGCCTTTCCGGGCTACAGCCTGACGGTCGATCTGGAGCGCCAGGTGGTCGTCAAGCCGGACGGCGGCGAGTTGGCTTTCGAAGTGCAGGCCTTTCGCAAGTTCTGCCTCGTCAACGGGCTCGACGACATCGGCCTGACGCTGCAAAAGCGGGACAAAATCAAGGCCTTCGAAACCGAGCGACTGGCGCAAAAGCCGTGGCTCGCGCACAGCCTCATCGCGTCGCCGATCTCGCATTGA
- the leuB gene encoding 3-isopropylmalate dehydrogenase, translating into MKIAVLPGDGIGTEIVAEAIRVLDVLDLPFEMETALVGGAAYEAHGHPLPEATLKLAKESDAVLFGAVGDWKYDKLDRPLRPEQAILGLRKNLGLFANFRPAICYEELVGASSLKPELISGLDILIIRELTGDIYFGAPRGRRTAVDGHFPGAEEAFDTMRYSRPEVERIAHVAFQAARKRSKRVTSVDKANVLETFQFWKDIVTEVGKEYPDVELDHMYVDNAAMQLVKAPKKFDVIVTGNMFGDILSDEAAMLTGSIGMLPSASLNSSNQGLYEPSHGSAPDIAGQGVANPLATILSAAMMLRFSLNQPEAADRIESAVKSVLASGLRTGDIWSEGTKRVGTRAMGDAVVAALASAITKKTITG; encoded by the coding sequence ATGAAAATCGCAGTCCTTCCCGGCGATGGCATCGGCACCGAAATCGTGGCGGAAGCCATACGCGTGCTCGACGTGCTCGACCTTCCGTTCGAAATGGAAACGGCGCTGGTCGGCGGCGCGGCCTATGAAGCGCACGGACATCCGCTGCCGGAGGCGACTCTCAAGCTCGCGAAAGAATCCGATGCCGTGCTGTTCGGCGCGGTCGGCGACTGGAAGTACGACAAGCTAGACCGGCCGCTGCGTCCGGAGCAGGCGATCTTGGGTCTGCGTAAAAACCTGGGGCTGTTCGCCAATTTCCGCCCGGCCATCTGTTACGAGGAACTGGTCGGTGCATCGAGCCTTAAGCCTGAGCTGATTTCGGGCCTCGACATCCTGATCATTCGCGAGTTGACTGGCGACATCTACTTCGGCGCGCCGCGTGGGCGCCGCACTGCCGTGGACGGGCACTTTCCTGGCGCCGAAGAGGCCTTCGACACGATGCGCTATTCCAGACCTGAAGTCGAACGCATCGCCCACGTTGCCTTTCAGGCGGCGCGCAAACGCAGCAAGCGCGTGACCAGCGTCGACAAGGCCAACGTGCTGGAGACTTTCCAGTTCTGGAAAGACATCGTCACCGAAGTCGGCAAGGAATATCCAGATGTCGAACTGGACCACATGTACGTCGACAACGCAGCCATGCAACTCGTCAAGGCGCCAAAGAAGTTCGACGTGATCGTCACCGGCAACATGTTCGGCGACATCCTGTCGGACGAGGCGGCGATGCTCACAGGCTCGATCGGCATGCTGCCTTCGGCATCGCTGAATTCGAGCAATCAGGGCTTGTATGAGCCGAGCCACGGCAGTGCGCCCGACATTGCCGGCCAAGGGGTTGCCAATCCGTTGGCTACAATTCTGTCCGCTGCCATGATGCTCCGCTTCTCTCTCAATCAACCCGAAGCTGCCGACCGAATCGAGTCGGCGGTCAAGTCGGTGCTCGCCTCGGGCTTGCGCACTGGCGACATCTGGTCGGAAGGCACGAAGCGCGTAGGCACCCGCGCCATGGGCGACGCAGTGGTGGCAGCGCTTGCTTCTGCGATCACCAAAAAGACGATCACCGGCTAA
- the asd gene encoding aspartate-semialdehyde dehydrogenase, giving the protein MTNASSQPLVGLVGWRGMVGSVLMDRMQTEGDFGLIEPMFFSTSNAGGKAPAMAKNEGTLKDAHDIDALKKCDIVITAQGGEYTSEVYPKLRAAGWTGHWIDAASTLRMNDDAIIVLDPVNLPVIQTALAKGGKNWIGGNCTVSCMLVGVGALYKAGLVEWMTSMTYQAASGGGAQHMRELLTQFGTLNAEVRSLLDDPKSAILEIDRKVLHKQQNLSAAETANFGAPLGGSLIPWIDKDLGLGKNPGDVDWGISKEEWKGGAETNKILGQGPGFDVAPTPVDGFCVRVGAMRCHSQALTFKLKKNVPVADIEALIATDNAWAKVVPNTREATVAQLTPVAVTGTMDIPVGRIRKLAMGPEYVGAFTIGDQLLWGAAEPLRRMLRILIEA; this is encoded by the coding sequence ATGACGAACGCATCCTCACAACCTCTGGTCGGCCTCGTCGGCTGGCGCGGCATGGTCGGCTCGGTCTTGATGGACCGCATGCAGACCGAAGGCGACTTCGGTCTCATCGAGCCGATGTTTTTTTCGACTTCCAACGCTGGTGGCAAGGCCCCGGCGATGGCAAAAAACGAAGGCACCTTGAAGGATGCGCACGACATCGACGCGCTGAAGAAGTGCGACATCGTCATCACCGCCCAGGGCGGCGAGTACACCAGCGAGGTCTACCCCAAGCTTCGCGCGGCCGGCTGGACCGGCCACTGGATCGATGCGGCGTCGACACTGCGGATGAACGACGACGCGATCATCGTGCTCGACCCGGTCAACCTGCCAGTAATCCAGACGGCGTTGGCCAAGGGCGGCAAGAACTGGATCGGCGGTAACTGCACCGTCAGCTGCATGCTGGTGGGCGTTGGTGCGCTCTACAAGGCCGGCCTGGTCGAGTGGATGACCAGCATGACCTATCAGGCAGCTTCGGGTGGCGGCGCGCAGCACATGCGCGAGTTGCTGACGCAGTTCGGCACGCTGAATGCCGAAGTGCGCTCGCTGCTCGATGACCCGAAGTCGGCCATTCTCGAAATCGATCGCAAGGTCCTGCACAAGCAGCAGAACCTGAGCGCTGCCGAAACCGCGAACTTCGGTGCGCCGCTGGGCGGCTCGCTCATTCCGTGGATCGACAAGGACCTGGGATTAGGCAAGAACCCGGGCGATGTCGATTGGGGCATCTCCAAGGAAGAGTGGAAGGGCGGCGCTGAGACCAACAAGATCCTCGGCCAAGGTCCGGGCTTCGACGTTGCACCCACGCCTGTCGACGGTTTCTGCGTGCGAGTCGGCGCCATGCGCTGTCACAGCCAGGCATTGACCTTCAAGCTGAAGAAGAACGTCCCGGTCGCAGACATCGAAGCGCTGATCGCTACTGACAACGCCTGGGCCAAGGTCGTGCCGAACACGCGTGAAGCCACCGTCGCGCAACTCACACCGGTGGCAGTCACGGGCACGATGGACATCCCGGTCGGCCGTATTCGCAAGCTGGCGATGGGGCCAGAATATGTAGGCGCCTTCACGATCGGCGATCAATTGCTTTGGGGCGCTGCGGAGCCATTGCGTCGCATGCTGCGAATCCTGATCGAGGCTTGA